A single region of the Actinoplanes sp. SE50/110 genome encodes:
- a CDS encoding nucleoside/nucleotide kinase family protein, whose protein sequence is MADVVRDREQLFARVVPLLGSGRRVLIGIAGPPGAGKSTLAAWLQARVTERFGADPLLVAQVPMDGFHLSNAVLAERGLRDRKGAPETFDRDGFADLLCRARDAQDEIGAPAYSRELHEPVPDAHRIPASVRLIISEGNYLLLPDDGWDRVGECLDEIWYLDVPWEVTRQRLVDRQVAGGRTPEAAAAWVDGNDKRNTGLVVAAAGRAAVIVSPARR, encoded by the coding sequence ATGGCCGACGTGGTTCGGGACCGGGAGCAGCTGTTCGCGCGCGTCGTCCCACTGCTCGGGTCGGGCAGACGGGTGCTGATCGGGATCGCCGGCCCGCCCGGCGCCGGCAAGAGCACCCTGGCCGCCTGGTTGCAGGCGCGGGTCACCGAGCGGTTCGGCGCCGATCCGCTGCTGGTCGCGCAGGTGCCGATGGACGGGTTCCACCTGAGCAACGCGGTACTCGCCGAGCGCGGCCTGCGGGATCGCAAGGGCGCGCCGGAAACCTTCGACCGGGACGGTTTCGCCGACCTGCTGTGCCGGGCGCGCGACGCGCAGGACGAGATCGGCGCCCCGGCGTACAGCCGCGAGCTGCACGAGCCGGTGCCGGACGCGCACCGGATCCCGGCCTCGGTCCGGCTGATCATCAGCGAGGGCAACTACCTGCTGCTGCCCGATGACGGCTGGGACCGGGTCGGCGAGTGCCTCGACGAGATCTGGTATCTCGACGTGCCCTGGGAGGTGACCCGGCAGCGTCTCGTCGACCGCCAGGTGGCCGGCGGGCGCACCCCGGAGGCGGCCGCGGCCTGGGTCGACGGCAACGACAAACGCAACACCGGCCTGGTCGTCGCGGCGGCCGGCCGGGCCGCGGTCATCGTCTCGCCGGCCCGGCGCTGA